ATTTTCAGGCCTGTCACTCCCCAAAACAAGAGTTAAACAGGCCGTACTCTAGAAGCATCTTTCAGGTAGGGCCgcaagtaatatttaataattgaaataaaataaatatgcatatttttttttctttacaattaCTATTGTAGGTACTTTGGTTAAACCAATAGAAAAAAGTACAAGTAAAtgcttataacaaaaaaataggcAAATACAGTTATGCATGCTAAAAGAAATTGACTTTACTATAGTACATGTCTTAAATgcacaatatgtttttttatttgtagagttttcaatatttatcacaTAAAACTTTTACAATAGATTCTTCTGGAAtagcaaacaaaatatacactacatcaaaataaaaaatattaacaatatgtgttttattttaatactgtaaTGCACATGATCATGTGAGATGTAAAATGGATGGCAGTGGTCTACCAAAATCTTAATCTAAACCAAGTCTAATACAAATTCCTCAAAAACTGTGTGCAATTTCTGTATGTAATAGTATTCTGTATTCTGTGGTATTGTACTATCCCcatgttataattaattcaaatactTTGAGAAACATTAAACtgaattagtatatattttatattcacagggaaaataatattaagggatatattaaaaaaaactaaactagTGACAATGCTCAActtgtttataattgtttttttatttattagattctCTATATACAAAAGACAATCTTACCTCCAGAGTTGTCaatgtaaacattaaaacatactGGTTTTGAGacttttgcaaaaataataaacagtgtTTCCATGAGTCCCTACGGTTGGAGAAATTTTCAAGCATGCTCTCAATCTCTCTTTTTCTGTAATTACTTGTCGTTGGGGCAAAAAATTCAGACATAAGAATGTCTAGTGAGGCTAGAGCCTCATTAATTTCTATATCACCCTGTAACCAAACAAAAACATgtaaattttggtataaaaacttATCCTCCAAATAAGTTTCCATGTACACTGTCTTACcatgatttattgtttatttactgcGTAAACTGTGtaagaaatttataattatttttataactaagtaacattattatttgttaaaaaaaatattccctttttaattttatcttttttcaccaacaaaattaaatatagtgcTTTATTTTTCTGACCCCTCATGGTTATCATTGCCAGAGAACTCAATATATACAGCCATGTAAAATAATAGCCACCACGAAAATTATCATATGtatggtaaaaataaactaaccatattttaaggtaaatatttgtataaatattgtagaaaaatattgttaaaaattgaTAAGGAATTTAAAAGAATAGTCCGCTCGAACAAAACGGAAAGTTTTTCGACATAGTCATTTGACAGATGAAATGTTGCCAGATGTACAAGAATTTTAGTTGTTATGAAGCGAATTTGGATATcccaatattttataacatctatGGCTGGGCTTATAGATTCGTTTTTCGGTTCGGGATTTGAATCGGAATCCAAAAAGTGCCGGGTTCGATACCATTTTGAACTCTCTCATTGGCGAGCGTTCTAGACTCTGGAATCCATTTCTATTCACTTAGTTTATATAAAAGACAAGACGTGGTTgtatatttcacttttataggatatttataatatattattataaagtatagctagatattgatattttgattttacattCGAGTTCCGTCAGTCTGCTTATTGATCATcgtgcagtcttcgaaacgttgggaaaaattgtaatataaaaaccgtgtaTATTCTCAATATAGAATTGGAAAGTGTACACATAAGTAAATCTAAGAAAGACACGAGGAAGCATTCGTTTTTTTCTGAATTCCGTCTGAGGAATTCCGTGATCCAGTTGTGACTTGCATTTCCGACCTTTTAAGCCTAAAGTAATGTTCAGAATTCAGATATATCCTATATATATTAGTAGCACTAGTGTCAGTTATCACTTGTTACTAGAGTTgataggacatgacatgaaaaagagtttgtaataGAAGCCTCTTTctaacattgagccggtacaatgtcctacttcaaatgaggcgaggcgtactgaCGCTCGGCGCTTCAATGGGCGCTATATTGTAGAaaaacgtcctattgtaatttataacatgcagttctctacctctctgtcctcgtcctatagtttACCAGAGACAGAATCAggaacgcgactgccgcgacatacaATTTGAAGtagttacaatatataattttgagccactcttataATTTGATGCCATATACGGGACAAATGTATGGCCTCTtttatgtcctactcaacattactTGTCACTATTTACGCGCGCGTTGGGAAGCGGTCCTCGCTTTTGTATCCGTTACGAGTCTAAGTAAATTTATTGCTGATTTTTAACTAACATTGCAAACTTAAGCAGTACTCTGATTTTATCTTCAATCAAGTTTACTTAAATATAGTCCTTAGGCTGCATTCATTCGTGCGTACAACTAAATATATCCACGACTTATCGcgtacattttcatatttatgattGATAGACTATAAGGTAACtcacatgatttttattattatttattcaagtgACCGtcgtaaaaataacaaaaaacaacatttgTGTGCTACACATTAATATTTGCAGTGAATTTTAAACAAGTTTGTTAAAAAGGCTAAGCTCACGAATAACTTTTTATTCTAGGTTTCTAATATGAGCAATACTGATATAAAAAGAAGTTGGAGTGGAGAGGTTACGCAAAGtaagtgtttgtttatttacagcATCATTAGTAAATTTTcgatttttagtaatattaaataaaacaattaatggTGCCTTCTTTTGGAAACCtcttaatatattacatattatacataagaGTTGTAACAACacctaattaattttttttaagcattAGAACAGTCTTCCAAAAGAAACATAAAGAAAGGGAGCAATGAAGATATTAGTCATAGGAAAAAATTGAAACCCAATACTGAGAATAAAGCGAGGTcagtatttattgaaaacatatGGCCACCCTATTACAATGCAAAGTAATGCAcacattatatttcaataaaatccaattaataTCCACCAAATTATTTCCACACGTAAAACACTCCGTACCGTCGAAAAAGCAGTTCAGAATGTGTGGTTAAACAAACTATTATGTGGCATCTGGCTGTACAGTCAGGCAGTACAGGTAgtaaaatttctaaattaaattaatcctGACAATGCAGCTTTGAGGTTTTGAAAATACTAAACAGTTGAGTCagattatgataataatactcATTATTGGGCAAGTACTACAACTTAGAAAATTAATATCCCAATAATTGACTCTTAACCTTATGGATGAAATATCCATAATTAAGATACAGGatgcaaaatgatattttattggaaactGTCACCTATGTTGtgtgttatgtttattattctgcATCAATTATTTCATTCCTTTTCCATACTTATTGcaataatgtgaatattttcATTAGTTTGCATGCTAATTTACAGAGTAATATCTATAgaaggtaataaatattattactgccACTCTATAAAGTGTGAAAAATGTTGTGGAAAACATCATACCATTTGCtgcttatataaattgaaagtttcattggtttttttatataaattattgtactatatttttgtgTCAATTCAATAGGGAAggaagaaatataatatagatttgatgtgttcattaaaatttgtttttgatagTATTAATCAACATAACCACTCAATTATTTTCAGTCCAAAACCACAAAGGAAACCTTTAGAACTAGAGACAGACCTAACAGTGCTTCAGAGACGTCAAAAACAAATTGATTATGGCAAAAATACTGTCGGGTACCACAATTACATTCAGCAAGTACCCGtgtaagtaaaacaaatttgttgactatgtttcatttctttttttaattggcCACTGATGATCATCTGGTCTATGATGGCGCTGATGTCTTCTTTGCGGTCTGCATTGCCTGCTTTTTAAATATCTGTATATGTTAGAAATCTGTGTGTGCCTCATCTCACCACATAATATCGACACTTGAAaagcaataatatctaagcgacaatcagtaaatatttgagtagagtgatttaaagtttcaattttaatatgaacatttataacaattaaagtttttattttataaagatatggtctaatgatattaaaattgtcctagaacTACAAAACTTAAACCAAACGACGCAGAAAACTATGGCTATTCTAAATATGTAACTTGGTACTTTCACGACagacattttattgtatgtatattttaattaacatatcatgtataatatatattgcagGGCCTATTTGAATCAAAACCTTATAGGTGTCATTGTGATTCTATAACAATCTGCTATGGgccaataattttaattatgatattatctatttaacaaattttttgctttatttttgctAGTTACAAAAATAGTAACAACACCACTTTCTATTCCAGAGATCAAAGAACCAAAGACCATCCGAAAACtccagaaaaatatacaaaatacagtCGAAGGTCCTGggatacattaataaaaatgtggaGGAAAAAACTTCATGAGTATGATCCAAAGGGAAAAAAtgaagatgatgatgacgaAGACAGTGATAAGCAAGAGAAACATTCAGACTGATTTACATACagattatactattattttccaagatactaaaatattactttgttatCAAACATGCATTTGAAAAACAAAGCCTAGTTATGAGCAATTGGATATCAGAAACAAGCATATTAGGAAAAGTTGCAAGtttcaaaatatacttttaaataatatgtgtacTATCTAGACTGTTCTGAAGTTAGctaatagaacatataaattaGTATATGGGCCAATATGGCCCACATTTATACTATGCTTGCTGAAACAACAGTATTtatgttgttaaaatattatatagatctTGTATGTAATACATTTAATACCCACAGTTCCTGCTTTGATTCTGTTATTCTAAACCCAAAAAAGTCATGCTTGAAAAAATTTGAGAGCATGCATCTTGGTATAAAAATTGTCTGGCATACATGTTTCAACCTGTCTAAACGTTCGCCAGGCTGTATAGTCGAAATATTACCCAAAGTGATGTATGGAAGTATGAGACAATACTTTGTACAATCATGTACAGACAAAGCAAAAGTTTCATTAAGATGATAATGTCAAGGCcagaataaaagtaaaatgtatttttactcATCAACACAGTTTATATATCTAAGTGTTTAATGGCATCATAGATGTCTGGACATTAAAACATATGTCACAAGGGCCATAGATATGTTTGATGACCATCTTggtagtttttaaaaaatctgcaCAGTTCAAAGATAGGAACttgatttatatacatatatgtatatataataaaatcctaTTTCATTTTAAGGACTTCACTTCTGCGTCTTCGGAAGTGCGGTGGCTAGGtactaaattaatatgaaattaaaatggccCCATTCCGAAGGTGTATGTTATGTTAGAGTCTTCTAGCGcctaaaaatcattaaattcaaACAAGGGGATAaagaattattcaaattatttaattagcaCATTAATTTTTCaacttctaaaataataaaacttgtaGCTAATATATGACTGAAATCAGTAGTCTTTGTATAGTcccacaaaaataattattattcatccCCTGGTTTACCAGGTTGTTTTGTATACCTTTTTCTAAGGTATAGGCATTCTATCATGACAGTAGAAAGTCTTAAAGTAATATTGCGTCTATTTTTCGGCAAATGTATAGATGTCCAGATGTCTATGACACCTCAAGTAACCAGATATTCATAACATTTAGTTGGTACAAATAATTTAGAAGAACCCTTGGTACAGATATTATTTTCGTCCCgtcaacatattatataaagatttatgCTTATCAACAGTATTGACATAATTACAGGatactgtataaatattttttattttcaaattgctttgtttctttttcattaatatatgatactatattatcattttattttcattgcaatattgtactttaaattaaaactaccaCATCGTTTAGCAGTGTAACATCAGATTTATATGTGTAAGAACAACAAAATAACATGTTAATTTGTACatggttaaatatattttaccaaaaaaaaaacaaataattcatataaaatgattatattaacCACTTTCTCCAGTGCATAccacattttattaattgattggTAGCTCCATTCGACTAAGTATCTCTCGAGCTTGTTTAGCAACTGCAGCATTCTTGCCATCTGTTActaaactttgtaatttttcCATGTACTCGTCTATGTTAGATTCTGTTGCGCCAGCTGGTCCaccttaaaacaaaaaaagggaaaataataaatattttattgacacTGGTTTCTCGTTATAGGTGtacaaaaaaagttattttcagATAAGTACCTGGCAAAGCTAATGAGTGCAAGCCATGTACCAGTACAGCGACAAGTGCTCGTCGATGCGAATTTAAGGCTGCGGTACGTTCTGTTGCCGCTGCGGTCTCTGCACGAAGTTTAGCAGTAGCCCCACTCACCTCTTCCGCATGTCGTTGCAAAATAGCATtctgaaacaaaacattgtagAGAGCCAAAAACTTTATAGTATCACACCTAAACCGCCAcatttattaagataaaataaataatacctgtTGTTCATAGTCAGAATTGGCTTTTCTGAGCTGTCGAAGTTCAGACTCTcgtaatttattatgttgtaGAAATTGTTCAGTGAAAATGGGTATGTCTGTATCTCCACTGAAGTCTTCACCCTGTGCCAAAGAAGTGGTCATAAACTTAGGAATAGTTTTGGGTATtggagtaaaataataatttataatatgagccaagatattaataagaatgttttaataacataaactgTAGGTATATACTGTGAAAACTCAATCTAATCAGAGTGGTCCTAAATCAGAATCTAttgttaagtaaattaaaataaagacgcAGGTTTAAGCTTACTTTAGGCTATGGCTCTGCTCACATTAGTCTAGGTTTGATAGAAGGATAAAATAGTAGTTTTTGATTGCAAGGGATTTCCCAAAAATAAAGTGTAAACTAACTTACAGAAGCAGGTGTAATACAAGGTCTTGGTCTTGGAGGCGTTGGTTGTCGCGGTGTGACAATCGTAGGTACAGAAGGTGTGGTGTTACTGGGTGGAGCTGCTGTTTCCATTGCTGGTTGAATagatgctataaaaataaataaatttgatgttTTGTACCACTAACCTTACTTCTTATTtactataacattatttatgtgacttataaaaatgtttggatgaaTAACATTATAGCTATATGAATTTGAAATTTAGCACAACAATCTATACTTATTTGCCATATTTGCCTCGCCTTTGGTAAACACAGGGTATATTTTTTCATCTGATAtttcaaatagatggcgctggtgtcctACAAACATCACAATGCATTGCTATAATTATTTAGAGAGGTAATGGGAAAGGCTTTACATATCGGCGGAGTTAAAGGCACTAActactaatttataaatgtagtcAGTGAGTCACAAATTTAGTTGATTTTATTGAGATTATCATGAACAGTACCTGCCACTGGTGTGGCTTCAGTTGCCAAGGCGTGTTTTGCTTTTTTAGGTAATATGGAATCCTTCTGTTCCATTTGATGCTTTCTGAACTCTTTGTATGCATCTGTTTTCTTGTATTCGGTCCATTCTTTAATATATctaaaacaatttatgtaaatatatcgaAATCAATGGAAGAAAGCTTCTCTTGTGAATATTCAAAATTGGCATAagtctgtttcttttttactttctaCTATACATGCTACTGAAGCGAGATTtgcttgataataaaattttaggataataattaataaggttattaacaacttttttgacattttaaaatgctAATATAAATTGGCAGTTAACTCAAATTTTGAATTACtgatatgttattaatttattttcatgctCTTGGTAATATAGGAGGCTCAGTAGGGAACAGTATATAGCTGAGGTTATCAAAAATGGCTTTCCCAATGTGGAAACAGAATATACAATCTGCATTATCAGATGCTAGCTGTACACTTTCCTTAAATATTCAGGTGTTGCCACTTTCTAAGAAACCAGGATCACCTTTGTAAAGCAAAATTTTCGAAAagattaaatcatttttaaaagttaatatgcTTAAATGCTAATACTTGAATGCTAAGAATCATTTCCTTACAACACATCCACTCATACTAAATATgtacaaatcaaaatataaacagtaaatTCAGAATGTCAttctagattatttttatagatatttttataataaaacattttgtaattttcaataGTTAAATTACCTCTCCTTATCTTGGTCGGCTGCATCTAAATACTGCTGTTTCTCCTCAGTGGGTAGTTTGCTCCATTCACTTGCTAACTGTCTAGTCAATTCTGCAAAACCCAGATCTGGTTGTTCAGCGCGTAATTGATCACGGCGCTCATTTAAAAATCTAACATAACCTGaaattgtaaagaaaaattagaaaaaatgtCCCCCATAATAGTGAAACTAAGATTATCCAAACCATCAACATGTTGATGCCATCACAACAAATAGgtgaaccaaaaaaataatacttatttgaaaTGAATACATTAAAACCCCTTTTCATGTCCTGGgcataaaatgatatttacatattaatcatAAAGTAATACATGCACAAGTAATTGTCAaaccttaaataatattttatattctatcttttaataatatatggCCTTTTCTGTGAGAAATAATGCATTCTATTTGCATAAAACGATTCgacaataactattataaatgatttataatagtaatattttctttttttacctGTGAGTGGCTGCCGTGGTGCAGTAACATCACGCGGTACTCTGGGTTTGCGCTTTTTAGGCTTCTTCGGTGATGGTTTTTGCGGGTCTTTTATAGCAGTAGTTATAGGTGCAGCTACAACTTCAACAGGAGTTGCAACAACTGTAGTTGTATTTCCTGATGTTTGTATGTTACTTTCGATATTTACGGGCTTCTGCTCTTCTtcgttattatattttggagCATCGGTTATAACTGTCCCATTTGCGACAGGTTGTGTTGCTTCAGAttccattttcataaaatttctaatagaaatataaaaaaatatatatttcccaCAGATACACTACTTTTCATTACTTATCTTAAAACatattgtaacattattttacgtCTTCTAttcaaagttaaataaaatattataaaaccagcacagattttatttatttatttttccgatTGATTTCTAGGTTATGGGCTGTgacattattgatttttttccgTTCTATAAGAAATCTAAGGTCTGGGGTATGCTGCCAAATCAAAAGTATTAGGTTGGGCTTATACATTCATTCTTTTTAAGTTTGACCCCTAAAATTTGTTTCACTCGGTTTATGAAAAGTGTCcagttatattgatttattattttgattttctatCGTCCCATAATCAATTCATACATGATTGGTTTTACTCTCAGAATTTTGCTATATCGTCATAAACTTAAatcatgttataataatattctctcACTGTGAAGTAAGAACTATGCACTTTGCAACTACAGTTGgtattctttaaatttatttaatgttaattttttttctcgtaCAAAATTTAAGGTAATACTATAATCGTGAAGTAACACACTGataaaggagacgggcgaaTTTGGGCTTGACTGTcacttatgaaacatttatcaatattcttcttctatttttatatcagccattaaaaaatattagattgtattacaatgggaaaataaaatattttttattatgcataagTAACTGACTTCGGTATCGGGAATATCAGGCtgtctattattaatgtatattattattgttatttgctttctgtacttctgcgcaagtgaatgtttttggtttgatatttttattttaaggtgatagcttaaagtccattttcatacattttgtttcacctttaatctgggtaactaaacaagtattggcaagtaaagaatttaaattcacgtctagttagtgattagttctcgcagttgaaagaaaatcgtaaaaataattaatatgcatggatatttcgtgGATGTGGTGGAtggacgtgaatttaaattctttacttgtcaatacttgtttaattacccagattaaaggtgaaacaaaatgtatgaaactggaccttaagctatcacCTTAACGACTACGGCTTTTCGAGAATATTTTGACGATTGCTGCTTTAATGAACTACCCACGCTTATTCAACAACCGACTTTGATTTCTTGCTTGCTCGCCTGATTTTGCTTGTTCTACCGGATTTTGAAAAGTAACGATGAACCATCAACACCATTGTGTTAATTGTGGCATAGCTACATGGCGTTGTaacactaaaagaattcgtccaattgaaaacgaaatagttctttcaataatataaaaacagtataaaaataataaaaaataaaaagattctGGTTATTATCTAAGTCAGCTGCTCATTAGTCAACACGGCAAtccaatggacaataattaggTGCTGTGAACATCTTGTGCTATCGGGTAAACACAAAGATATTCACAGAAAAGAGTTTTTTTACGCTATTTTCTATAGTgattatttctttactcccaTTGAAgagataatttttgttttctaatttagaaatggttctattattcctataaaataatgcataaatcatctctgtaacaccaagcccaaggttctatgaagtttcgcccgtctcctttgTATCAAGTATGCGTCTGAAGCTCGGGTATATGCTGCTTGTCTGAAGCTCAGAACAATAAAAGCAGTCCTAAAGGACTCTTCTTGTGTCCATGTACTGAAAAATCAAAACACTAAAATTTGAATTGAGATTGAGGACATACCATACCTAActctaggcagtatggtcgaaagACATATAGCCTGACCTCTGGaagaattaaagaaaaaaaaattgagtattGAGTTTACCAGAGTAGTGTTGCGAACCATCGATAGTTTAACTATCGATGGTTGACCTCGAAAACTATTCAGGATATCGATTGTACTCTCGATTGTATTGCCTATGTCGATACTGTCGATACTATCGATAGTATCGATAGCTCTCCCTGTGCAATATTATTGATAACAGCAATgatatcgatattatcgattataatacatacaatagtgtcgataatatcgatagtaTTGCAAAAACTATTCGTTTTTACCAAAAACTATCGATATAGCAATATTATCGAAAAATTACTGGCTATCGATACTATAAAACCATCGATACTATCGATAGTATCGACAGGTTTTGGTTAAAACTAATGGTTTTCACAATACTATGGATACCATCGATACTATTGAATGCATTACAATCAATAGTATCCATACTATCCCTGTCATTAATAGTATTGCACAAAGAGAGCTATCGATAGTATCGACAGTATTGACACGTGAAAATATTATCGATAGACAATCGATACTATTGTTTTTACCTTGACTATCGATAGATAATCGATTATCTATCGATAGCAGACTATCGATGTGCAACACTATACCAGAGTTTACATTTCTGTTTAGATGTGATCAATGGATGTGATTTGTGAAGTATTTTGATAAATAGGGACAAGGGGACAAAATTAATCATTCTAATAGAGAAACGTAGtggaaaatacattaaaactacTATACGACACAAAATAGGCCAAATCatggcattaaataaatatatgcatCCTCGCAATATCTACAAAACACCCCCGGATTTTTGTAAATTGGCAAAACAGTTTCCAGATTTTTTACGAATTGCAAAAACGGTACGTAAgctttactttaaatataaacatttttcacgCGTAATATTTTGGTATCTTCGGATTACATTTTACTCGCCTAGATGAAGGAACGCAAATATACGGTATGCAACAAAGCGTTAGAGATGTCatagtattagtatagattttccTTTTTAAACATTACATCTTTATGTACCTATTAAAGGTGCACTTAACTTCAAATCTAatctcattaatattataaatttgaaattatttggatgtttgttagatgtaaagACTGACTGGATTGAAATGACATTTGGCACATGCagagaccatgtcctggattaccACGTTATTGACTCCTCTTTTTATTCAAACcagttcagctgtttctgtttttagtaaaatatttataaaacattcaaatattaaaatacaaacattcatGGTTATGATATTAGAATGCTAACCTGTTCCCTGATGGTTTCAAGACAGTAAATTATtcatatagttttattagttgaatgAAAGCTTAAACTGCTGTGTCGTTTAATAGGTGCCTTGACTGAAATAGATTTTGTATAAGTAATGCTTTCAATATTTAGcttgtcaatattataataatctttaatttcaactttttcttaaatataataatataacacaaCAAAGTAACTACAACAACTGTTTTAGGCTTTACCTAATACAAGATATATGGGTCAAATGAGAGGCTTGAGTAGGCCTTTGGTTACTTATTACCCCATACCTTATGTTATTTTTGGAGaaatcatctatatatatatataaaaatgaatccctatttctcttggtcacgccatcatgcatccacggctgaaccgatttcactatttttttgttgttgtgtttgttattgtcaggagaaggttcttatgaaagaaaaaattcaaaaatatatgcagaaaattagaaaattagaaaattaaagaaaacttaacgataatattaattttatataactgtcaattgtttgaaataactgacaCCGATTGACAGAATACatgctgcaaattcataattaggACGagacaatgtctgtcgggtcagcaagtattatataaaacaactgTAACCCGTCCCAGTTGTCAGACTGTGTCTGCATGGGATACCGTTCATGCTAATCGTTTGATACCATTATTTGCAGGATGTAACCGGCAAAGTCTCAATTGACTTTAAGGATCCACAGTCACTGCGTATTTTAACAAAATGCCTTTTAATGTCAGATTTCAACCTTGATGTAGACATCCCTGATGACAAATTGGTGCCAACTCTCCCTTTAAgacttaattatatattatggctAGAAGACCTCTTGAACTCTATTAAGAAGGATGATGTAAAAGGACTGGATATAggtattttcaatatattttaaaattgtaaactttctattatatattatttaacattataattactgtctatatacaacttttaatctttttttgtcagataaacatTTGTAAATGCTAAATGAATACTGTTTCAAAACTGAATGAATACTGTTTTCTGTTCTTTGTATGATTTGAATTAAG
This portion of the Manduca sexta isolate Smith_Timp_Sample1 chromosome 14, JHU_Msex_v1.0, whole genome shotgun sequence genome encodes:
- the LOC119189311 gene encoding histone RNA hairpin-binding protein-like, producing the protein MSNTDIKRSWSGEVTQTLEQSSKRNIKKGSNEDISHRKKLKPNTENKASPKPQRKPLELETDLTVLQRRQKQIDYGKNTVGYHNYIQQVPVDQRTKDHPKTPEKYTKYSRRSWDTLIKMWRKKLHEYDPKGKNEDDDDEDSDKQEKHSD
- the LOC115445221 gene encoding high mobility group protein 20A, coding for MKMESEATQPVANGTVITDAPKYNNEEEQKPVNIESNIQTSGNTTTVVATPVEVVAAPITTAIKDPQKPSPKKPKKRKPRVPRDVTAPRQPLTGYVRFLNERRDQLRAEQPDLGFAELTRQLASEWSKLPTEEKQQYLDAADQDKERYIKEWTEYKKTDAYKEFRKHQMEQKDSILPKKAKHALATEATPVAASIQPAMETAAPPSNTTPSVPTIVTPRQPTPPRPRPCITPASGEDFSGDTDIPIFTEQFLQHNKLRESELRQLRKANSDYEQQNAILQRHAEEVSGATAKLRAETAAATERTAALNSHRRALVAVLVHGLHSLALPGGPAGATESNIDEYMEKLQSLVTDGKNAAVAKQAREILSRMELPIN